One Thomasclavelia spiroformis DSM 1552 DNA window includes the following coding sequences:
- a CDS encoding NfeD family protein produces MLTIWLAITVIAIIIEILTIDLVSIWFAAGSIVALIAYLLNASTTIQIALFVIVTSICAIIIRPISKKYLRGNIERTNFDRVIGKHGLVTKTITADNKGEVKVMSTLWMATSNDNTTIHQGEYCEILAVEGAHLIVKKIEE; encoded by the coding sequence ATGTTAACTATTTGGTTAGCAATTACTGTTATTGCCATTATTATTGAAATACTTACTATCGATTTAGTCAGTATTTGGTTTGCAGCTGGTAGTATTGTTGCATTAATTGCATATTTATTAAATGCAAGTACTACAATTCAAATTGCTTTATTTGTTATTGTTACTTCAATATGTGCTATTATTATTAGACCAATTTCTAAAAAATATTTACGTGGTAATATTGAAAGAACCAATTTTGATCGTGTAATTGGAAAACACGGTTTAGTAACTAAAACAATTACCGCTGATAATAAAGGTGAAGTAAAAGTAATGTCGACTTTATGGATGGCAACAAGCAATGATAATACAACAATTCATCAAGGGGAATATTGTGAGATACTTGCTGTTGAAGGTGCTCATTTAATTGTTAAAAAAATAGAAGAATAA
- a CDS encoding SPFH domain-containing protein: MDTIVTIILLILLSLIVIFILASMIKIVPQSKAYVVERIGAYNRTCNVGLHILIPIFDRVANKVTLKEQVVDFAPQPVITKDNVTMQIDTVIYYQITDPRLFTYGVDYPISAIENLTATTLRNIIGDLELDETLTSRDIINSRMRSILDEATDPWGIKVHRVEVKNIIPPRDIQEAMEKQMRAERERREAILQAEGKKTAAILNAEGDKESMILRATAQKEAAITKAEGEAEAIRLVYEAQAKGIEYINKANPDNAYVTLQGFKALEELSKGEATKIIIPSELQGMAGLATSIKEFVNDKPKKE, from the coding sequence ATGGATACTATTGTTACTATTATTTTATTAATATTACTTTCTTTGATTGTAATTTTTATACTTGCTTCAATGATAAAGATTGTTCCACAATCAAAAGCATATGTAGTTGAAAGAATCGGTGCGTATAATCGTACATGTAATGTAGGTTTGCATATTTTGATACCAATATTTGATCGAGTTGCAAACAAAGTTACACTAAAAGAACAAGTTGTTGACTTTGCGCCACAACCAGTTATTACTAAAGATAATGTTACTATGCAAATTGATACCGTTATATATTATCAAATAACTGATCCTCGCCTATTTACTTATGGGGTCGATTATCCAATTAGCGCTATCGAAAATCTAACAGCTACAACTTTAAGAAACATTATTGGGGATCTAGAATTAGATGAAACATTAACTTCTAGAGATATTATTAACTCAAGAATGCGCAGTATTCTTGATGAAGCTACTGATCCTTGGGGAATCAAAGTTCACCGTGTTGAAGTTAAAAACATCATTCCTCCTCGCGATATCCAAGAAGCGATGGAAAAACAAATGCGTGCTGAACGTGAAAGACGTGAAGCAATTTTACAAGCTGAAGGTAAAAAAACTGCTGCTATTTTAAATGCCGAAGGTGATAAAGAATCAATGATTTTAAGAGCAACTGCTCAAAAAGAAGCAGCAATCACTAAAGCCGAAGGTGAAGCTGAAGCAATAAGATTAGTATACGAAGCTCAAGCAAAAGGAATTGAATATATTAATAAAGCAAATCCTGATAATGCATATGTTACTCTACAAGGATTTAAAGCATTAGAGGAATTATCTAAAGGTGAAGCTACAAAAATTATTATTCCAAGTGAGCTTCAAGGAATGGCAGGACTTGCTACTTCAATTAAAGAATTTGTCAATGATAAACCCAAAAAAGAATAA
- the asnB gene encoding asparagine synthase (glutamine-hydrolyzing) has protein sequence MCGLLCMYNQNEDLSNQITIFNKMLSLIKHRGPDDYKIIHDHHVLLGHCRLSIIDINGGKQPLEYVYNNIKYSIVYNGEIYNMNTIKEQLINEGFHFSTQSDTEVIVVSFIAYGSRCLNLFDGIFSFVISYQNKLFVARDHLGVKPLYYYHKNDLFIFSSEIKCILMYLQRCIVDKTGVKELLGLGPSISPGRTLYKDIYSLRPGHYMNVYSNFKEIKRYWHLKRLKHTRNYEETVYDIRSLVNHSIKQQLLSDVPVSCMLSGGLDSSIITAVASQYVSKLSTYSIDYQDQDKYFQPYEYQTTRDEHYINEMLDRYSTNHKTVTVSQKQLVMALKDSLIARDAPGMADIDSSFLLFSKEISQHHKVVLSGECADEIFGGYPWFYRQDLINVKGFPWMREFDKRMELFNDNVKTLNIENYVLDKYYQTLDEIDYYDQNFEDEHKRKMIYLNIEWFMQTLLTRSDSQTMQSSIELRVPFANKDIISYIYNVPWKYLYHDNMEKGLLRDAFKDFLPNDIYNRKKNPYPKTHSPLYCDLIVELLKESLKDKDNILLKLFNHNKLLDLINSKGTSFKYPWFGQLMMGPQLLAYFYQIYLWGRIYHIELE, from the coding sequence ATGTGTGGTCTTTTATGTATGTATAATCAAAATGAAGATTTATCTAATCAAATTACAATATTTAATAAAATGCTATCGTTAATAAAACATCGTGGACCTGATGATTATAAAATAATTCATGATCATCATGTATTATTAGGGCATTGTCGATTATCAATTATTGATATAAACGGTGGTAAACAACCACTTGAATATGTTTATAATAATATTAAATATTCGATTGTATATAACGGCGAAATATATAATATGAATACAATCAAGGAGCAATTAATCAATGAAGGATTCCATTTTTCTACTCAAAGCGATACAGAAGTAATCGTTGTCAGTTTTATTGCTTATGGGTCAAGATGTTTGAATTTATTTGATGGTATTTTTTCTTTTGTTATTTCATATCAAAATAAATTATTTGTAGCTAGAGATCATCTAGGAGTTAAACCTCTATATTATTATCATAAAAATGATCTCTTTATTTTTTCTAGTGAAATCAAATGTATCTTAATGTATCTACAACGTTGTATTGTTGATAAAACAGGAGTTAAAGAACTATTAGGTTTAGGACCTAGTATATCTCCAGGAAGAACTCTCTATAAAGATATTTATAGTTTAAGACCTGGGCATTATATGAATGTATATAGTAATTTTAAAGAAATAAAACGATATTGGCATTTAAAACGATTAAAACATACTCGTAACTATGAAGAAACAGTATATGATATACGTTCATTAGTTAATCATAGTATAAAACAACAGTTATTAAGTGATGTTCCTGTTTCTTGTATGCTTTCTGGCGGTTTAGATTCTAGTATTATTACTGCTGTAGCTAGCCAATATGTTTCTAAACTGTCAACATATAGCATTGACTATCAAGATCAAGATAAATATTTCCAACCTTATGAATATCAAACAACTAGAGATGAACATTACATCAACGAAATGTTAGATCGTTATTCTACAAACCATAAAACCGTTACAGTATCACAAAAACAACTAGTAATGGCCCTAAAAGATTCCTTAATTGCTCGTGATGCCCCAGGGATGGCAGATATTGATTCTAGCTTCTTACTATTTTCAAAAGAAATATCACAACATCATAAAGTTGTTTTATCTGGAGAATGTGCTGATGAAATATTTGGTGGATACCCTTGGTTTTATCGTCAAGATTTAATCAATGTCAAAGGGTTTCCCTGGATGCGAGAATTTGATAAACGAATGGAATTATTTAATGATAACGTAAAAACATTAAATATTGAAAATTATGTTCTTGATAAATATTATCAAACATTAGATGAAATAGACTATTATGATCAAAATTTTGAAGATGAACATAAAAGAAAAATGATTTATTTAAATATTGAATGGTTTATGCAAACATTATTAACACGCTCCGATAGTCAAACAATGCAAAGTTCAATTGAATTACGTGTTCCATTTGCTAATAAAGATATTATTTCATATATATATAATGTTCCTTGGAAATATCTATATCATGATAATATGGAAAAAGGATTATTAAGGGATGCTTTTAAAGATTTTTTACCAAATGATATTTATAATCGTAAAAAAAATCCTTATCCAAAAACTCATTCTCCACTTTATTGTGACTTAATTGTAGAGTTACTAAAAGAGTCTTTAAAAGATAAAGATAATATTTTATTAAAATTATTTAATCATAATAAATTATTAGATTTAATCAATTCAAAAGGAACGTCCTTTAAATATCCTTGGTTTGGTCAATTAATGATGGGCCCTCAGTTACTTGCATATTTCTATCAAATATATTTATGGGGCAGAATATATCACATAGAACTAGAATAA
- the aroD gene encoding type I 3-dehydroquinate dehydratase: MSKICKIKDILIGDGIPKVCVSVVSDNHQAIITDIIRLMDYDIDIIELRIDYFKELLNQQKLKELFKMIATLEMKQALILTYRSVKEGGLGELSHEEYINLYKIALDSGAFDIYDVELSSGTNAIITLNNMIHEANHKVIMSSHDFTRTPSLDTMLEKIKQMDSLEADIIKLAVMPEDYKDVLLVLEMTLRANEIYDKPIVTMSMSNLGIATRILGEQFGSAITFGKDNVASASGQIDIRSLKEALKIVHENS, from the coding sequence ATGAGTAAGATATGTAAAATAAAAGATATATTAATTGGTGATGGAATTCCAAAAGTTTGTGTATCAGTTGTAAGTGATAATCATCAAGCAATTATTACTGATATAATTAGATTGATGGATTATGATATTGATATAATTGAACTTAGAATTGATTATTTTAAAGAATTGTTAAATCAACAGAAATTAAAAGAATTATTTAAAATGATTGCAACTTTGGAAATGAAACAAGCACTTATTCTAACATATCGAAGTGTTAAAGAAGGTGGCTTGGGTGAATTAAGTCATGAAGAATATATTAATTTATATAAAATAGCATTAGACAGTGGAGCTTTTGATATTTATGATGTTGAATTATCAAGTGGGACTAATGCAATTATTACATTAAATAATATGATTCATGAAGCTAATCATAAAGTTATTATGTCTAGTCATGATTTTACTAGAACACCAAGTTTAGATACGATGTTAGAAAAAATTAAACAAATGGATTCATTAGAAGCAGATATTATTAAATTAGCAGTCATGCCAGAAGATTATAAAGATGTATTGTTGGTATTAGAAATGACATTGCGAGCTAATGAAATTTATGATAAACCAATTGTTACAATGTCTATGTCTAACTTAGGAATAGCAACAAGAATCTTAGGTGAACAATTTGGTTCAGCAATTACTTTTGGTAAAGATAATGTTGCTTCAGCATCAGGACAAATTGATATACGTTCTTTAAAAGAAGCTTTAAAAATTGTTCATGAAAATAGCTAA
- a CDS encoding ROK family protein: protein MYLVFDIGGTAIKYCYFDTNGKMFDKNEFLSMTLTSLNLFISKLSEIYFKSNYQIDGIALSCPGIINSKKGVIEEITAYPFLKGVNLKDLLSKACNGIKVTIENDAKCAGIAEIYAGNIKGHKDAIVVVLGTGIGGCVIKNRKIHHGNNLFAGEFSTIIVGYDKKSHRILTWSDIASTSALCKRVSNMLKIKEIDGREVFELVKNNNQQVIEILDSFCLDIAIQLYNLQSMYDPEVICIGGGISKQKILIEKIKKALKKVQVQSHQLLMPNVINCKYYNDANLIGALYHHKI, encoded by the coding sequence ATGTATTTGGTATTTGATATTGGCGGAACTGCAATAAAGTATTGTTATTTTGATACTAATGGAAAAATGTTTGATAAAAATGAATTTTTATCAATGACATTAACAAGCTTGAATTTGTTTATCTCAAAATTAAGTGAAATATATTTTAAAAGCAATTATCAAATTGATGGTATAGCTTTATCTTGTCCAGGTATCATTAATAGTAAAAAAGGAGTTATTGAAGAGATTACAGCATATCCTTTTTTAAAGGGGGTAAATTTAAAAGATCTTTTATCAAAAGCATGTAATGGAATTAAAGTAACAATTGAAAATGATGCTAAATGTGCTGGAATAGCCGAAATATATGCTGGCAATATAAAAGGACATAAAGATGCTATAGTTGTTGTCTTAGGTACTGGAATAGGTGGTTGTGTTATAAAAAATCGTAAAATTCATCACGGAAATAATTTATTTGCTGGTGAATTTAGTACGATTATTGTTGGGTATGATAAAAAATCACATCGAATATTGACATGGTCTGATATTGCATCTACTTCAGCACTATGTAAAAGAGTTTCAAATATGCTTAAAATTAAAGAAATTGATGGGCGAGAAGTTTTTGAACTAGTAAAAAATAATAATCAACAAGTTATTGAAATCTTAGATTCTTTTTGTTTAGATATTGCGATTCAATTATATAATTTGCAATCTATGTATGATCCAGAGGTGATTTGTATTGGTGGAGGTATTTCTAAACAAAAGATCTTGATTGAAAAAATTAAAAAAGCTTTGAAAAAAGTTCAAGTACAAAGTCATCAATTATTGATGCCAAACGTAATAAACTGTAAATATTATAATGATGCAAATTTAATCGGAGCGCTATATCATCATAAAATATGA
- a CDS encoding ABC transporter permease: MKVLMSKTFTKMFKFLPFVIISILSGLLGFLFSNIYESLTRNVLTFDSFSNNILNTYSLFAFMIIAGIMIWVICSNCATGLFASEIHEGTMRLLLSKEISRFDLVLSKILGMLLGSFVYLINSFSAFLLVFCLFTAVEKDILLLIIKATILFIIYGIVVIFIVGGIGTFLSSVFKKKVPAILIMICLGGLIFGIVPILRIILISQGYYNQFHLYFLDINYHFGLIFNNFLTMLGDLSLSQNINQLFTIFTNLYTQGTGDIDIILNDSSYFVINNSLNSLVIIISYIIGAIALYGLSFRVMMKKDI; the protein is encoded by the coding sequence ATGAAAGTTTTAATGTCTAAAACATTTACAAAGATGTTTAAATTTTTACCATTTGTTATTATTAGTATATTAAGTGGTTTACTCGGTTTCTTGTTTTCAAATATTTATGAAAGTTTAACTCGAAATGTATTAACTTTTGATAGTTTTTCTAATAATATTTTGAATACGTATAGTTTGTTTGCTTTTATGATTATTGCTGGTATCATGATTTGGGTTATATGCTCTAACTGTGCAACAGGATTATTTGCAAGTGAGATTCATGAAGGCACAATGAGGTTGTTATTATCTAAGGAAATTAGTAGATTTGATTTAGTTTTATCAAAAATTTTAGGAATGTTATTGGGAAGTTTTGTTTATTTGATTAATAGTTTTTCTGCTTTTCTGCTTGTATTTTGTTTGTTTACAGCTGTTGAGAAAGATATTTTGTTATTGATTATTAAAGCGACGATATTATTTATTATCTATGGAATTGTAGTGATTTTTATAGTAGGAGGAATTGGAACATTTTTATCTTCAGTATTTAAAAAGAAAGTTCCTGCTATTTTAATTATGATATGCTTAGGTGGATTGATTTTTGGAATAGTACCAATATTACGAATCATTTTAATATCACAAGGATATTATAATCAGTTCCATTTATATTTTTTAGATATTAATTATCATTTTGGTTTGATATTTAATAATTTTTTAACAATGTTAGGTGATTTATCATTATCACAAAATATAAATCAATTATTTACTATTTTTACTAACTTATATACACAAGGAACAGGTGATATTGATATTATACTTAACGATAGTAGTTATTTTGTAATTAATAATTCATTAAATAGTTTAGTAATTATTATTAGTTATATTATTGGTGCAATTGCTTTATATGGACTATCATTTAGGGTAATGATGAAAAAAGATATTTAA
- a CDS encoding ABC transporter ATP-binding protein: protein MEKLIRVEHINKYFGSFKAIDDISFELDGGKIYGIIGPNGAGKSTTMSILMGLVFPSSGSGIIKGYPLGSNDAKKLMGYSPEFPNFYSDMSCLEYLVYMAQLSGFNYDDAIKKSLILLEEFGLSNHKFKKVADFSTGMKKKVGLIQALIHDPEVLLLDEPTANLDPSSRSEIIHSLKKLVSQRKMTVLISSHVLTELETIIDHVILINQGHVVLNQPIDVLQQEFSQEKLLVSCKENKPLSRFLDDKQYQYTFENNVFRVKTNDKVNCKRNIIEFIYQNNLELNLFKEETITLEKLYQQVVEDGRNESFNV from the coding sequence ATGGAAAAGTTAATTAGAGTTGAACATATAAATAAATATTTTGGTTCATTTAAAGCAATAGATGATATATCTTTTGAATTAGATGGTGGAAAAATATATGGTATTATTGGCCCTAATGGTGCAGGTAAATCTACGACAATGTCAATATTGATGGGGTTGGTTTTTCCAAGTAGTGGTAGTGGAATAATAAAAGGTTATCCGTTAGGTTCAAATGATGCTAAAAAATTAATGGGTTATTCTCCAGAGTTTCCAAATTTTTATAGTGATATGAGTTGTTTAGAATATTTAGTTTACATGGCTCAATTATCTGGTTTTAATTATGATGATGCAATAAAAAAATCATTAATTTTATTAGAAGAATTTGGATTAAGTAATCATAAATTTAAAAAAGTAGCTGATTTTTCTACTGGTATGAAGAAAAAAGTAGGTTTAATACAAGCTTTGATTCATGATCCAGAAGTACTTTTATTAGATGAACCGACTGCAAATCTAGATCCAAGTAGTCGTAGTGAAATTATTCATAGTTTAAAAAAATTAGTAAGTCAACGTAAAATGACTGTATTAATTAGCTCGCATGTATTAACTGAATTAGAGACAATTATTGATCATGTTATTTTGATTAATCAAGGTCATGTGGTTTTAAATCAACCTATTGATGTTTTACAACAAGAATTTAGTCAAGAAAAATTACTAGTTTCATGTAAAGAAAATAAACCTTTAAGTAGATTTTTAGATGACAAACAATATCAATATACTTTTGAAAATAATGTCTTTAGAGTAAAGACAAATGATAAAGTTAATTGTAAGCGAAATATTATTGAATTCATATATCAAAATAATCTTGAGTTAAATTTATTTAAAGAAGAAACAATTACTTTAGAGAAACTATATCAACAAGTTGTGGAGGATGGAAGAAATGAAAGTTTTAATGTCTAA
- the brxF gene encoding BREX-3 system P-loop-containing protein BrxF, translating to MNQLKDAIEKAKENENKLILIVGLPGSGKSKLIHEYSKDSGIPILDLDNIFKDTNNNIAEVMDNFLVTYNKDVLLLDNKKILYTKDSNIDMLSFLKNLAEKLVVVATWNGKVDNNKLIHIRSKLPTDLTYSLDNEQLTIIQKN from the coding sequence ATGAATCAGTTAAAAGATGCAATCGAAAAAGCAAAAGAAAATGAAAACAAATTAATATTAATTGTAGGATTACCAGGTAGCGGTAAATCAAAATTAATCCATGAATACAGTAAAGATAGTGGTATTCCAATTTTAGATTTAGATAATATTTTTAAAGATACTAATAATAATATTGCAGAAGTAATGGATAATTTCTTAGTAACTTATAATAAAGATGTTTTATTACTAGATAATAAAAAGATCCTTTATACTAAGGATTCAAATATTGATATGTTATCATTTTTAAAAAATCTTGCAGAAAAATTAGTTGTTGTCGCTACATGGAATGGAAAAGTTGATAATAATAAACTTATTCACATTCGTTCTAAATTACCTACTGATTTAACATATTCACTAGATAATGAACAACTTACTATTATTCAAAAAAATTAA
- a CDS encoding group II intron maturase-specific domain-containing protein yields MKKRIKEITKRNRPISSKELAKELKEYITGWVNYYRIANMSKHLREIDSWMRRRIRMIYWKRWKLVRTRYRNLQKLGINKSKAWEWANTRKSYWHIANSFILKRTLTNEVLKIYGFISALDYYNSINL; encoded by the coding sequence ATGAAAAAGAGAATAAAGGAAATCACCAAAAGGAACCGACCAATATCAAGTAAGGAATTAGCTAAAGAGTTAAAAGAATACATTACAGGTTGGGTGAATTACTATAGGATAGCGAATATGAGTAAACATCTAAGGGAAATAGACTCATGGATGAGAAGAAGAATACGAATGATATATTGGAAAAGATGGAAGTTAGTAAGAACAAGGTATAGAAATTTACAAAAACTAGGTATTAATAAAAGTAAGGCATGGGAATGGGCAAACACAAGAAAAAGCTACTGGCACATCGCCAATAGCTTCATACTAAAAAGGACACTTACAAATGAAGTATTAAAAATATACGGATTTATAAGTGCACTAGATTATTACAACTCTATAAACTTATGA
- a CDS encoding reverse transcriptase domain-containing protein yields the protein MKDTQDKIGYCQLSLGLLYEDSTEYDNSGEVYPTSKQEISHTKNTNRFVVHEKLLETIMEDANIEKAIQRVMSNKGSGGVDKMQVAEVRTHFAQHWSYLKKLIMEGHYSPQAVKRVEIPKDNGKKRELGIPTVTDRVIQQAIVQVLTPIFEPQFSDNSYGFRPRRNAHQAVRKDEKENKGNHQKEPTNIK from the coding sequence ATGAAAGATACTCAAGATAAAATAGGATACTGTCAACTATCATTAGGCTTACTCTATGAAGATAGTACGGAATACGACAATAGTGGAGAAGTGTATCCTACATCAAAACAAGAGATATCACATACGAAGAACACCAATAGATTTGTAGTACATGAGAAGTTACTTGAAACAATTATGGAGGATGCCAATATAGAAAAGGCAATCCAAAGGGTTATGAGTAATAAGGGAAGTGGTGGTGTAGATAAAATGCAAGTCGCAGAAGTTCGTACGCATTTCGCACAACACTGGTCTTATCTAAAGAAACTTATCATGGAGGGACATTATAGTCCACAAGCCGTTAAAAGAGTAGAAATACCAAAAGATAACGGAAAGAAAAGAGAGTTAGGAATTCCAACAGTGACGGATAGGGTCATACAACAGGCGATAGTACAGGTACTGACACCAATATTTGAACCCCAATTCAGTGACAATAGTTATGGGTTCCGACCAAGAAGAAATGCCCATCAAGCAGTAAGAAAAGATGAAAAAGAGAATAAAGGAAATCACCAAAAGGAACCGACCAATATCAAGTAA
- a CDS encoding IS1182 family transposase: MQNIKIIESNYPIDNSYYNTFQCKLPLDFFTVVPVDDPVTSFVEIMKGINTSKYFNCPHRGNRGYDPNMMLQVTLFAFINGQYELRKMEELCRYDIRYMWLANDETPSFMAFQRFISEKLSMSIEDIFYDVVKRIIELDDVDISKLYIDGTKIEANARKNSFVWKKAILGYQEKAFLKVTDLIIRLNDDLNFKYDIKSRYSADDTGLIAEQLMELMIRQNIEIVYGKGKRRSLLQKYYDEFLEIYIKLMRYEESLNICGDRNSYSKTDHDATMMNMKYDYYNHTGIFKPGYNLQIGVSDEYIMHMDIFSNPADTKTYIPFMKKYKERYGCYPKWPIGDAGYGSYDNLLFNVINGMELGLKYNYYAKKNTKEFKKKIYNQMNWEYDEKGFKVCPQGHSFNIEKEERWNTAGEYLQISRVFECGKCHDCKVKEKCTKAKEQRKIQINYALNEMQEKVDENLGTEEGKEMKKQRSIQSEGTFGIIKQNMDYVRLKRRGNINVKTELLLIGIAYNIRKYHNKKMKKKEISIS; the protein is encoded by the coding sequence ATGCAAAATATAAAAATAATAGAATCTAATTACCCGATTGACAATTCTTATTATAATACATTTCAATGTAAACTTCCACTAGATTTTTTTACAGTTGTTCCTGTAGATGATCCGGTGACATCTTTCGTAGAAATTATGAAAGGAATTAACACTTCAAAGTATTTTAACTGCCCCCATAGAGGCAACAGGGGCTACGACCCTAATATGATGTTACAGGTTACATTGTTTGCATTTATAAACGGTCAATATGAATTAAGAAAAATGGAAGAATTATGCAGATATGATATCCGATATATGTGGCTGGCTAATGATGAAACTCCTTCTTTCATGGCTTTTCAAAGATTTATATCAGAAAAATTATCGATGTCTATCGAAGATATTTTTTATGATGTTGTTAAAAGAATCATTGAATTAGATGATGTTGATATTTCTAAACTTTATATTGATGGAACTAAGATAGAAGCCAATGCAAGGAAAAACAGTTTTGTTTGGAAAAAAGCTATTCTAGGCTATCAGGAAAAAGCATTTCTTAAAGTGACAGATCTGATCATAAGATTAAATGATGATCTTAACTTTAAATATGATATAAAATCAAGATATTCTGCTGATGATACAGGACTGATTGCAGAACAGTTAATGGAACTGATGATAAGACAAAATATAGAAATAGTATACGGAAAAGGCAAAAGACGTTCCTTATTACAGAAATATTATGATGAATTTCTTGAAATCTATATAAAATTAATGAGATATGAAGAATCATTGAACATATGTGGCGACAGGAACAGTTATTCAAAGACTGATCATGATGCTACCATGATGAACATGAAGTATGACTATTATAATCATACAGGTATATTTAAACCGGGATATAACCTGCAAATAGGTGTAAGTGATGAATATATTATGCATATGGATATATTTTCAAATCCTGCTGATACAAAAACATATATACCGTTTATGAAAAAATATAAAGAAAGATACGGCTGTTATCCAAAATGGCCAATAGGCGATGCCGGATATGGAAGCTATGATAATTTGCTTTTTAATGTCATAAACGGGATGGAACTGGGATTAAAGTATAATTATTATGCAAAAAAGAATACAAAGGAATTTAAAAAGAAAATATATAATCAGATGAACTGGGAATATGATGAAAAGGGATTTAAAGTCTGCCCACAGGGACATTCATTTAATATTGAAAAAGAAGAAAGATGGAACACAGCAGGTGAATATCTACAAATCAGCAGAGTATTCGAATGTGGTAAATGTCATGACTGTAAAGTAAAAGAAAAATGCACAAAGGCAAAGGAGCAAAGAAAAATACAGATAAATTATGCCTTAAATGAAATGCAGGAAAAAGTAGATGAAAATCTTGGAACCGAAGAAGGAAAAGAGATGAAAAAGCAAAGAAGTATACAGTCAGAAGGGACATTTGGAATAATAAAGCAGAATATGGATTATGTCCGATTAAAAAGAAGAGGAAACATAAATGTAAAAACAGAACTGCTGTTAATAGGGATTGCCTATAATATACGCAAATACCACAATAAAAAGATGAAAAAGAAGGAAATATCAATTTCCTAA
- a CDS encoding V-type ATP synthase subunit D, producing MALKVVPTKGNLIAMKKSLQLANLGYNLMDQKRNVLIKEMMTLLDDVKIIRDQITSSYQEAYDALQEANISMGLISSIVNSTPEDYGISIAYRSVMGVEIPKISYNQQPLKMTYDIERSNSKVDYAYNCFYRVKQLTVLLAEVENSVYRLANTIRKTQKRANALKNISIPRFESTIKVISEALEEKEREEFTRQKVIKEMKR from the coding sequence ATGGCTTTGAAGGTAGTTCCGACAAAGGGTAATTTAATTGCAATGAAAAAATCATTGCAATTAGCTAATCTTGGATATAATCTAATGGATCAAAAACGAAATGTTTTAATAAAAGAAATGATGACTTTATTAGATGATGTTAAGATTATTCGTGATCAAATTACATCTTCTTATCAAGAAGCATATGATGCTTTGCAAGAAGCAAATATTTCAATGGGATTAATTTCGTCGATTGTAAATAGTACACCTGAAGATTATGGAATATCGATTGCGTATCGTAGTGTTATGGGTGTTGAAATTCCAAAGATTTCTTATAATCAACAACCATTGAAAATGACTTATGATATTGAACGTTCTAATTCTAAAGTTGATTATGCTTATAATTGTTTTTATCGAGTAAAACAATTAACTGTGTTATTAGCTGAAGTTGAAAATAGTGTTTATCGTTTAGCTAATACAATTAGAAAAACACAAAAACGTGCAAATGCTCTAAAAAATATTTCGATTCCACGTTTTGAATCAACAATTAAAGTTATAAGTGAAGCTTTAGAAGAAAAAGAAAGAGAAGAATTTACTCGCCAAAAAGTTATTAAAGAAATGAAGAGATAA